A window from Podospora bellae-mahoneyi strain CBS 112042 chromosome 1 map unlocalized CBS112042p_1.3, whole genome shotgun sequence encodes these proteins:
- a CDS encoding uncharacterized protein (EggNog:ENOG503P3KH; COG:K) — MSKRPASSETSDLSTTSKRRKPPSNITMSLERIPLEHIPPNYRVYGALFRDVSNAPFLQTQLISRNPEFEYAFIDASTIVSRAHLLAAVWNAVYSSVEGNLRTPNVHSEVVASLNINNNIADGYRRWGITSDKTKNLVVVKILSSPEPLPQAEQENEAEEVLSHLTSQIKGRLVRLTDQEIAEVTDWQKVRKYYKLNGVPVLDQTKDEVVKRKKMESMAIMGMALRGL; from the exons ATGAGCAAAAGACCAGCGTCCAGCGAGACCTCTGAcctctcaaccacctcgaaACGTCGCAAACCCCCTtccaacatcaccatgtccCTCGAGCGCATCCCCCTCGAACATATTCCCCCAAACTACAGGGTATACGGAGCTCTGTTTCGCGACGTATCCAACGCTCCCTTTCTCCAAACTCAGCTGATTTCCCGCAACCCCGAATTCGAATACGCCTTTATCGATGCTTCTACCATTGTCTCGCGCGCCCATCTCCTCGCAGCTGTCTGGAACGCAGTCTATAGCTCGGTGGAAGGAAACTTGAGGACGCCAAATGTGCACTCCGAAGTGGTGGCTTCCCTGAATATCAACAACAAT ATTGCCGACGGGTACAGACGATGGGGTATAACGTCTGACAAGACCAAAAACTTGGTCGTGGTCAAGATTCTCTCCTCGCCCGAACCGCTACCACAGGCCGAGCAAGAAAATGAAGCCGAGGAAGTCTTGTCACATCTAACATCGCAGATAAAGGGACGACTGGTAAGATTAACAGACCAGGAGATCGCAGAAGTCACGGACTGGCAAAAAGTCAGGAAATACTACAAGCTGAATGGAGTTCCAGTCTTGGACCAGACAAAAGATGAGGTggtaaaaaggaaaaagatgGAGAGCATGGCCATCATGGGCATGGCGCTGAGGGGACTgtag